In the Salinirubrum litoreum genome, one interval contains:
- a CDS encoding PHP domain-containing protein, giving the protein MAVVADLHVHTTNSDGELTIPELPTAARVAGLDCVAVTDHDRYHPELDAPVVEMDGLTVVNGIELRVEADDLRVDLLGYGVTQTDALTAEIDRIQQDRIERGAAIIDCVEDRLDVDLELEPREGLGRPHVARAIDESEAPYDYRESFDELIGDDGPCYVAREIPSFARGVELLSKACAVVGLAHPFRYDDVASALALTSELDAIERYYPYGREVDTDLIESVAADNDLLLTGGTDAHGTELGKDGLPREAFTRFAQHLPRAQS; this is encoded by the coding sequence ATGGCTGTAGTCGCGGATCTCCACGTCCACACGACGAACTCCGACGGCGAGTTGACGATCCCCGAACTGCCGACGGCGGCACGCGTCGCCGGTCTCGACTGCGTCGCCGTCACGGACCACGACCGGTACCACCCGGAACTCGACGCGCCGGTCGTCGAGATGGACGGCCTGACGGTCGTCAACGGGATCGAACTCCGGGTCGAGGCCGACGACCTCCGGGTCGACCTCCTGGGCTACGGCGTCACCCAGACCGACGCGCTGACGGCCGAGATCGACCGCATCCAGCAGGACCGGATCGAACGCGGGGCGGCGATCATCGACTGCGTGGAGGACCGACTGGATGTGGACCTGGAACTCGAACCCCGCGAAGGACTCGGTCGGCCGCACGTCGCCCGCGCCATCGACGAGTCCGAGGCCCCCTACGACTACCGCGAGAGTTTCGACGAGTTGATCGGCGACGACGGTCCCTGCTACGTGGCCCGCGAGATCCCCTCCTTCGCGCGCGGCGTCGAACTGCTCTCGAAGGCCTGCGCGGTCGTCGGTCTCGCACACCCGTTCCGGTACGACGACGTGGCGTCGGCGCTGGCGCTGACGAGCGAACTCGACGCGATCGAGCGCTACTACCCCTACGGCCGCGAGGTCGACACCGACCTGATCGAGTCGGTGGCCGCCGACAACGACCTCCTCCTGACCGGCGGCACCGACGCGCACGGCACCGAACTCGGGAAGGACGGCCTCCCTCGTGAAGCGTTCACACGATTCGCCCAGCATCTGCCGAGAGCGCAGAGTTAA
- a CDS encoding DUF5789 family protein, with amino-acid sequence MRFNGTGELIDAHEYPATRDELVSAYGDQTIELQNGTETIADVLGRLGPETYETADDARTALTSAVSHRAIGRRFYSDRDPTMLSEDGPTPVSF; translated from the coding sequence ATGCGCTTCAACGGCACCGGCGAACTGATCGACGCACACGAGTACCCGGCGACACGGGACGAACTCGTGTCGGCGTACGGCGACCAGACTATCGAACTCCAGAACGGGACGGAGACTATCGCCGACGTACTCGGTCGCCTCGGTCCGGAGACGTACGAGACGGCAGACGACGCGCGCACCGCACTCACGAGTGCAGTCAGCCACCGCGCCATCGGGCGACGGTTCTACAGCGACCGCGACCCGACGATGCTTTCGGAGGACGGACCGACGCCGGTGTCGTTCTGA
- a CDS encoding DUF5784 family protein encodes MARPLRFRYDPGRWTEHRVRSELLGSLDQNIGASMSTPWFSPPPDYDAVRFDMDNGDTALFCWSDEGAYWMGNTETPSALWRTDKFGFEEVPYQVSRWATRELTAELHEQSPWLEPYPHLSWFFLPVFLSKDGRHTTREFFHDHAAGFPDASRDEALAFYEEFLATGALDDYREVMAGKLGTSPQLDLVRMTAAMGEFDAAQLLYAAGYDLTPEIEVTTGHSLDYRASPRPGGPVTDDRETLVEVTRPVPPNRRSASNPVAAVRDTAETKTSGQLEAHGGGVTLFVDCSSFPDDDWFAVRGEQPPVRHRPAVVFRTRPSGHVEGYKKGSVPLDLDRGIEWV; translated from the coding sequence GTGGCACGGCCCCTTCGCTTTCGATACGACCCCGGTCGGTGGACCGAGCACCGCGTCCGGTCGGAACTCCTCGGTTCGCTCGACCAGAACATCGGCGCGTCGATGTCGACCCCGTGGTTCAGCCCACCGCCCGACTACGACGCCGTCAGATTCGACATGGACAACGGCGACACCGCGCTGTTCTGCTGGAGCGACGAGGGGGCCTACTGGATGGGCAACACAGAGACGCCGAGCGCCCTCTGGCGGACGGACAAGTTCGGCTTCGAGGAAGTGCCCTACCAGGTCTCGCGGTGGGCGACACGGGAACTGACGGCCGAACTCCACGAGCAGTCGCCGTGGCTCGAACCCTACCCGCACCTCTCGTGGTTCTTCCTGCCCGTCTTCCTCTCGAAGGACGGCAGACACACGACCAGAGAGTTCTTCCACGACCACGCCGCCGGATTTCCGGACGCCTCTCGCGACGAGGCGCTGGCGTTCTACGAGGAGTTTCTGGCGACCGGCGCACTCGACGACTACCGCGAGGTGATGGCCGGCAAACTCGGCACCTCGCCCCAACTCGACCTGGTCCGGATGACCGCCGCGATGGGTGAGTTCGACGCGGCGCAGTTGCTCTACGCGGCGGGCTACGACCTCACGCCGGAGATAGAGGTGACGACCGGCCACTCGCTGGACTACCGGGCGAGTCCGCGCCCCGGTGGACCGGTCACCGACGACCGCGAGACGCTGGTCGAGGTGACGCGGCCGGTGCCGCCGAACCGCCGGTCGGCGAGCAACCCGGTCGCGGCCGTCAGAGACACCGCCGAGACGAAGACCTCCGGCCAACTGGAGGCCCACGGCGGCGGCGTCACGCTGTTCGTGGACTGTTCGTCGTTCCCGGACGACGACTGGTTCGCGGTGCGTGGCGAACAACCACCGGTGCGGCATCGCCCGGCGGTCGTCTTCCGGACTCGCCCGTCCGGACACGTGGAAGGGTACAAGAAAGGCAGTGTCCCACTCGATCTGGATCGCGGGATCGAGTGGGTGTGA
- a CDS encoding DUF5786 family protein yields MSMGAYDEDEHERREQKASQVDTDFDDVRTEYRGKVEYDSGDSAEALLDQFHEMQDGD; encoded by the coding sequence ATGTCAATGGGTGCCTATGACGAGGACGAACACGAGCGTCGTGAGCAGAAGGCCAGTCAAGTCGACACCGACTTCGACGACGTTCGGACAGAGTACCGGGGGAAAGTAGAGTACGACTCCGGTGACTCTGCGGAGGCGCTCCTCGACCAGTTCCACGAGATGCAGGACGGCGACTGA
- a CDS encoding tRNA (N(6)-L-threonylcarbamoyladenosine(37)-C(2))-methylthiotransferase: MARYHIETYGCTSNRGESRQIEQALRDGGHHPADGPADADVAILNTCTVVEKTERNMLRRAEELQEETADLIVTGCMALAQGEEFREAGIDAEVLHWDDVPQAAMNGECPTVTPDTEPILDGVIGILPIARGCMSDCSYCITKRATGRIESPSVEENVEKARALVHAGAKEIRITGQDTGVYGWDVNQGTSLLPELLDRICSEIDGEFRVRVGMANPKGLHGVREELADVFARHEELYDFIHAPVQSGSDEVLADMRRQHCVEEYLEVVAAFDDALDYWTLSTDFIVGFPSETDADFQQSLALLRETRPEKINVTRFSKRPGTDAADMKGLGGTLKKERSSEMTDLKMDVVAEAYESMIGDRREVLVVEDGTGDSVKCRDSAYRQVIVQNASEYGLEPGDFADVEITSHQTVYAFARPV; this comes from the coding sequence ATGGCCCGGTATCACATCGAGACATACGGCTGTACGTCCAACCGGGGCGAGAGCCGGCAGATCGAGCAGGCCCTCCGGGACGGCGGCCACCACCCGGCCGACGGCCCCGCGGACGCCGACGTGGCGATCCTCAACACCTGCACGGTCGTCGAGAAGACGGAGCGCAACATGCTCCGCCGGGCCGAGGAGTTACAGGAGGAGACCGCCGACCTCATCGTCACCGGCTGTATGGCACTCGCGCAAGGCGAGGAGTTCCGCGAGGCCGGCATCGACGCGGAGGTACTCCACTGGGACGACGTGCCGCAGGCCGCGATGAACGGCGAGTGTCCGACCGTCACACCCGACACCGAACCGATTCTCGACGGCGTGATCGGCATCCTCCCCATCGCGCGGGGCTGTATGTCCGACTGTTCGTACTGCATCACCAAGCGTGCGACGGGGCGCATCGAGTCGCCCTCCGTCGAAGAGAACGTCGAGAAGGCCCGCGCGCTGGTCCACGCCGGCGCGAAGGAGATCAGGATCACCGGACAGGACACCGGCGTCTACGGGTGGGACGTGAACCAGGGGACGAGTCTCCTGCCGGAACTGCTCGACAGGATCTGCTCGGAGATAGACGGCGAGTTCCGCGTCCGGGTCGGCATGGCGAACCCGAAGGGCCTCCACGGCGTGCGCGAGGAACTGGCCGACGTGTTCGCGCGCCACGAGGAACTGTACGACTTCATCCACGCGCCGGTCCAGTCCGGCAGCGACGAGGTGCTGGCCGACATGCGCCGCCAGCACTGCGTCGAGGAGTATCTGGAGGTCGTGGCGGCGTTCGACGACGCACTCGACTACTGGACGCTCTCGACGGACTTCATCGTCGGCTTCCCCTCGGAGACGGACGCCGACTTCCAGCAGAGTCTCGCACTCCTGCGGGAGACCCGCCCGGAGAAGATCAACGTCACGCGCTTCTCGAAGCGGCCCGGCACCGACGCGGCCGACATGAAGGGCCTCGGCGGGACGCTGAAGAAGGAACGCTCCTCGGAGATGACCGACCTGAAGATGGACGTCGTCGCCGAGGCCTACGAGTCGATGATCGGCGACCGGCGCGAGGTGTTGGTGGTCGAGGACGGCACCGGCGACTCGGTGAAGTGCCGGGACTCGGCGTACCGGCAGGTGATCGTCCAGAACGCGTCGGAGTACGGCCTCGAACCGGGTGACTTCGCCGACGTCGAGATCACGAGCCACCAGACGGTGTACGCGTTCGCGCGACCGGTCTGA